In a single window of the Pandoraea pulmonicola genome:
- a CDS encoding GGDEF domain-containing protein translates to MALGLSLPALDLPTLQFVTFLLSIATGILFMLDALRRDEAESPRWWSLAFLLATFSPVLYLLAARSTRLAVLYPLGNAVATLAFAMVWSGARRFYARSVQWVAVFGGPAVLLWGTWLFARPLDAWSGGVLFFSLLAFYSLMAAKEFWQASGRRLPSSIVLAVVAVLHGVFYAARAMALVWLGPADPVFLAWFGPQVATTEMLVLIVVASFLMVSLGKERSEIALHRAATRDGLTQAFNRPEFTRLAREQMRRHSAARSPVALLLLDLDHFKRINDTFGHPFGDTVLLLFARTATQQLRADDIFGRYGGEEFALFLPGVGAAEAQTIAERVREAFERAGRTVQGEAVGATVSIGIACDERSRGELSSLVQRADRALYQAKAAGRNRCMRYTPESIMPMNEPRPETQPLRAAASG, encoded by the coding sequence ATGGCTCTTGGTTTGTCGCTACCGGCGCTGGACCTGCCGACCTTACAGTTTGTGACCTTCCTGTTGAGCATTGCGACAGGGATCCTGTTCATGCTCGACGCCTTGCGCCGCGACGAGGCCGAGTCCCCGCGCTGGTGGAGCCTCGCTTTCCTGCTCGCCACGTTTTCCCCCGTTCTCTACCTGCTCGCCGCCCGCAGCACGCGGCTCGCGGTGCTTTACCCGCTGGGCAACGCCGTGGCAACGCTCGCGTTCGCCATGGTCTGGAGCGGCGCGCGCCGCTTCTATGCGCGCAGCGTGCAGTGGGTGGCCGTCTTCGGCGGGCCGGCCGTGCTGCTGTGGGGAACCTGGCTGTTCGCGCGGCCGCTCGACGCCTGGAGCGGCGGCGTGTTGTTCTTCTCGCTGCTGGCTTTCTACAGCCTGATGGCGGCCAAGGAGTTCTGGCAGGCATCCGGGCGAAGGTTGCCCAGCAGCATCGTCCTGGCCGTGGTCGCCGTACTGCACGGCGTGTTCTATGCGGCACGCGCAATGGCGCTCGTGTGGCTCGGCCCGGCCGATCCCGTCTTTCTCGCCTGGTTCGGGCCGCAGGTCGCCACCACCGAAATGCTGGTCCTGATCGTGGTCGCGAGTTTCCTGATGGTCTCGCTCGGCAAGGAGCGCTCCGAGATCGCGCTGCATCGGGCCGCCACGCGCGACGGCCTCACGCAGGCCTTCAACCGTCCCGAGTTCACGCGCCTTGCCCGCGAACAGATGCGTCGGCATAGCGCCGCACGCTCGCCGGTGGCCTTGCTGCTGCTCGATCTGGACCACTTCAAGCGGATCAACGATACCTTCGGGCATCCGTTCGGCGATACGGTGCTGCTGCTGTTCGCGCGTACGGCGACGCAACAACTGCGGGCGGACGACATTTTCGGACGATACGGCGGTGAGGAGTTCGCGCTTTTCCTGCCGGGCGTGGGCGCTGCCGAGGCGCAGACCATCGCGGAGCGTGTGCGCGAAGCCTTCGAACGCGCGGGGCGCACGGTGCAGGGCGAGGCAGTCGGGGCGACGGTGAGCATCGGCATCGCGTGCGACGAGCGCTCGCGGGGCGAATTGTCCTCGCTCGTGCAACGGGCGGACCGTGCGCTGTATCAGGCCAAGGCAGCCGGGCGCAATCGTTGCATGCGCTATACGCCGGAGAGCATCATGCCCATGAACGAGCCGCGCCCGGAGACGCAACCGCTGCGCGCGGCGGCGAGCGGTTGA
- a CDS encoding ABC transporter ATP-binding protein — translation MSTKLETIGLAKTYRETPALLPTDLRVAAGEFLTLLGPSGSGKTTLLQMISGLVEPSAGQLLIDGRDATHDAPGKRGIGMVFQSYALFPHMSVWENVAYGLRMRKLPRAELAPAVDAALAMVKMQAFAQRLPSELSGGQQQRIALARCFAFRPSIILLDEPLGALDKKLREHMQLEIRRLHQELGATFIYVTHDQDEALTLSDRICLMNQARIEQIGTPAQLYDRPATRFAADFLGHSNLLDGVVERLADGRVALRVGDRLVPVGPSADLPSAGEASLLVRPEAARLTSPEDGALAGTIREVVFLGSDTRAIVSLGRDGAHRTDGAGDGEGAAFTVRCPRELTPRVGDRVGLAWDHGRATLLTR, via the coding sequence ATGAGTACCAAACTGGAAACCATCGGTCTTGCCAAGACTTATCGCGAGACCCCCGCGCTTCTGCCGACCGACCTGCGGGTGGCGGCGGGAGAGTTTCTTACGCTGCTCGGACCGTCCGGTTCGGGCAAGACCACGCTGTTGCAGATGATCTCGGGACTGGTCGAACCGAGCGCGGGACAACTGCTCATCGACGGGCGCGACGCCACGCACGATGCGCCCGGCAAGCGGGGCATCGGCATGGTCTTCCAAAGCTATGCGCTCTTTCCGCACATGAGTGTCTGGGAAAACGTGGCGTACGGTCTGCGCATGCGCAAGCTGCCGCGCGCCGAGCTCGCGCCGGCAGTCGATGCGGCGCTGGCAATGGTGAAGATGCAGGCATTCGCGCAGCGCCTTCCGTCCGAGCTCTCGGGCGGCCAGCAGCAACGCATCGCGCTGGCGCGCTGCTTCGCGTTTCGTCCGTCGATCATCCTGCTCGATGAACCGCTCGGCGCGCTCGACAAGAAACTGCGCGAGCACATGCAGCTCGAGATTCGCCGGCTGCATCAGGAACTGGGCGCAACCTTCATCTACGTCACGCACGATCAGGACGAGGCGCTCACGCTCTCCGATCGCATTTGCCTGATGAACCAGGCGCGCATCGAGCAGATCGGCACGCCGGCACAGCTGTACGACCGGCCGGCCACGCGCTTCGCCGCCGACTTCCTGGGGCATTCGAACTTGCTCGACGGCGTGGTCGAACGATTGGCGGACGGCCGCGTTGCGCTGCGTGTCGGTGATCGGCTAGTGCCGGTCGGCCCGAGCGCCGATCTGCCGTCGGCCGGCGAGGCGAGCCTGCTGGTGCGCCCGGAGGCGGCGCGACTGACCTCGCCCGAAGACGGGGCGCTTGCCGGCACGATCCGGGAAGTGGTTTTCCTGGGTTCGGATACGCGCGCCATCGTCTCGCTCGGCCGGGACGGCGCGCATCGGACAGATGGCGCCGGCGACGGCGAGGGCGCCGCCTTCACGGTGCGTTGTCCGCGCGAGCTGACGCCGCGTGTGGGCGATCGCGTGGGGCTCGCGTGGGACCATGGACGCGCCACGTTGCTCACGCGCTGA
- a CDS encoding N-acyl amino acid synthase FeeM domain-containing protein codes for MFDLSQASDALSITEADRSHGQPHRTSSAPASVAVPPSAQSTPSVPSAVLSTAGLREERLPFIVTIASDESALRDAAAMRQAAYGRHLPDLAATLSEPEPSDREPGAIVLVARARLDGAVLGTMRIQTNRYQPLHLEDSAPLPEWLDSAALAEATRLGVVAGPVGRVVKTALFKAFYQYCLLSGIDWMVITARPPLHRQYEALMFVDVFPSQPLIPMAHVGGIGHRVLALDVAQARARWQAAGHPLFGYMCLTHHPDLRLGAPDEGSVRQAVPVESSVGARLRDLSFGADAVGCVASGYSLAV; via the coding sequence ATGTTTGATCTTTCCCAAGCTTCGGACGCGCTGTCCATTACAGAAGCCGACCGTTCGCACGGTCAACCTCACCGCACGTCCTCAGCACCCGCGTCTGTTGCTGTGCCGCCGTCGGCCCAGTCCACTCCCTCGGTTCCTTCCGCGGTGCTTTCCACGGCTGGCCTGCGGGAAGAACGGCTTCCGTTCATCGTCACCATCGCGAGCGACGAGTCCGCGCTGCGCGACGCGGCGGCGATGCGCCAGGCGGCGTATGGGCGGCATCTGCCCGATCTCGCCGCCACGTTGAGCGAGCCCGAGCCGAGCGATCGCGAACCGGGCGCCATCGTGCTCGTGGCGCGCGCGCGCCTGGACGGCGCCGTGCTTGGCACCATGCGCATCCAGACGAATCGCTATCAACCCCTGCATCTGGAAGATTCCGCGCCATTGCCGGAATGGCTCGACAGCGCTGCACTGGCCGAGGCCACACGGCTCGGTGTGGTGGCCGGACCGGTCGGGCGGGTGGTCAAGACCGCACTGTTCAAGGCGTTCTATCAGTATTGCCTGCTCAGCGGCATCGACTGGATGGTGATCACGGCGCGTCCGCCGCTGCATCGGCAGTACGAAGCGCTGATGTTCGTCGACGTGTTTCCGTCACAGCCGCTGATTCCGATGGCGCACGTGGGGGGCATTGGGCACCGCGTGCTGGCGCTCGACGTTGCGCAGGCGCGTGCTCGCTGGCAGGCGGCCGGGCATCCGTTGTTCGGCTACATGTGCCTCACCCACCACCCGGACTTGCGGTTGGGTGCGCCGGATGAGGGGAGCGTCAGGCAGGCAGTGCCGGTCGAATCCAGTGTTGGCGCGCGTTTGCGGGATTTATCTTTTGGTGCCGACGCGGTAGGATGCGTAGCATCGGGCTACAGCCTGGCGGTGTGA
- a CDS encoding IclR family transcriptional regulator — protein MLSGSPAESTLYVQSVEKAMKVLTAFDGSKRHLSLSEIAAATGFDISAAQRFTFTLSALGYLLKDPQSKKYELSPKLLDFTYHYLVSNELVSRAAPYLQQLAAETEEATNLTVRLDTDIVFVLRIVSRSVFNANVIVGSRLPAYCTAPGLAMLATLDDAEIDDILERTNLVQFTPATVTQPKKIRERLAKIRKQGYSHTEDEFFMGDISTAAAVVNQEGRAIGAINIAVPRVRWNAGRDERRFADLVIQTAGALSARRRQDM, from the coding sequence ATCCTGTCCGGCTCGCCGGCCGAGTCGACCCTCTACGTTCAGTCCGTCGAGAAGGCGATGAAAGTGCTGACCGCCTTCGACGGTTCGAAGCGTCATCTTTCGCTTTCGGAAATCGCAGCCGCGACAGGATTCGATATCAGTGCGGCGCAACGTTTCACCTTCACGCTATCCGCCCTGGGTTATTTGCTCAAGGACCCTCAGAGCAAGAAGTATGAGCTCTCGCCCAAGCTGCTCGATTTCACCTATCACTATCTTGTCTCGAACGAGCTGGTGAGCCGTGCGGCGCCGTACCTGCAGCAACTGGCGGCGGAGACCGAGGAGGCGACCAACCTCACCGTGCGGCTCGACACTGATATCGTCTTCGTGTTGCGGATCGTGAGTCGCAGTGTGTTCAATGCGAACGTGATCGTTGGTTCGCGCCTGCCCGCGTACTGCACGGCGCCGGGCTTGGCCATGCTTGCCACGCTCGACGATGCGGAGATCGACGACATCCTCGAGCGTACCAACCTCGTGCAGTTCACGCCGGCGACCGTGACGCAGCCGAAGAAGATCAGGGAGCGCCTCGCCAAGATCAGAAAACAAGGCTATTCGCATACCGAAGACGAGTTCTTCATGGGCGATATTTCGACCGCGGCGGCCGTCGTCAATCAGGAGGGGCGCGCCATCGGCGCCATCAACATCGCCGTGCCGCGCGTGCGCTGGAACGCCGGGCGCGACGAACGGCGCTTTGCCGACCTCGTGATCCAGACGGCGGGGGCGTTGTCGGCGCGGCGTCGCCAGGACATGTGA
- a CDS encoding ABC transporter substrate-binding protein, giving the protein MSYSHDPQNPSRRRLLQVAGATALAGALPMAASRIAHAQARQLIVSDPGGPYTVAYRRAFYDPFEKATGIKVVSVARDSQPVAQFAAMVQTKNFVWDVTTLTLSADIPYLESKGFLEPVGMKAADFPGIMPEAVTADWLGVDVYSTVLAYRTDKFSKEAPQTWADFWDVKRFPGRRSLRRSPLDTLEQALMADGVPIDKLYPLDLDRAFKSLDRIKPHINLWWTSGAQAMQAIQSGDVDMMSTWNGRAQAAIDNKAPVKIVWNQGLYSIEGWGIPKGTPRAEFARQFVRFCGDPARQALITQDLAYGPTNLKAFDAIPKDRAPLLPTAPANLKGMRLPSPQWWAENRTKATERFNAWLLS; this is encoded by the coding sequence ATGTCCTATTCGCACGACCCGCAAAACCCGTCCCGCCGCCGTTTGCTGCAAGTCGCCGGCGCTACCGCGCTGGCCGGTGCGCTGCCGATGGCGGCATCGCGCATCGCGCATGCGCAGGCCAGGCAATTGATCGTTTCCGACCCGGGCGGTCCGTACACCGTCGCCTATCGCCGTGCGTTCTACGATCCGTTCGAGAAAGCCACCGGCATCAAGGTGGTCAGTGTGGCGCGCGATTCGCAGCCGGTGGCGCAGTTCGCGGCAATGGTGCAGACGAAGAACTTCGTGTGGGACGTGACCACGCTCACACTCTCGGCCGATATCCCGTATCTCGAATCGAAGGGCTTTCTCGAGCCCGTCGGCATGAAGGCGGCCGACTTCCCGGGCATCATGCCCGAGGCCGTGACGGCCGACTGGCTGGGCGTGGACGTCTATTCGACCGTGCTGGCCTATCGCACCGACAAGTTCTCCAAGGAAGCGCCGCAGACGTGGGCCGACTTCTGGGACGTGAAGCGCTTCCCGGGCCGTCGCTCGCTGCGTCGCAGCCCGCTCGACACGCTCGAGCAAGCCCTCATGGCCGACGGCGTGCCCATCGACAAGCTGTACCCGCTCGATCTCGATCGCGCGTTCAAGTCGCTCGACCGCATCAAGCCGCACATCAATCTGTGGTGGACGTCGGGCGCGCAGGCCATGCAGGCGATCCAGAGCGGCGACGTGGACATGATGTCGACGTGGAATGGCCGCGCGCAGGCCGCCATCGACAACAAGGCGCCGGTGAAGATCGTCTGGAACCAGGGCCTCTATTCCATCGAAGGTTGGGGGATCCCGAAGGGCACGCCGCGCGCCGAGTTCGCCCGCCAGTTCGTGCGCTTCTGCGGCGATCCGGCGCGTCAGGCACTGATCACGCAGGATCTCGCGTACGGTCCCACCAACCTCAAGGCGTTCGACGCCATTCCGAAAGATCGCGCACCGCTGCTGCCGACCGCGCCCGCCAACCTCAAGGGCATGCGTCTGCCTAGCCCGCAATGGTGGGCCGAGAATCGCACGAAGGCCACCGAGCGTTTCAACGCGTGGCTGTTGTCGTAA
- a CDS encoding enoyl-CoA hydratase/isomerase family protein, translating to MSETAKQTEQEVLFKQVGKVAVITLNRPQALNAWTIAMRELIIAALQRYNADESVAAVIMTGAGRAFSAGQDLAEAKHFDGDTAIEWIKGWEHYYDVIRSLKKPLVMALNGTAAGSAFQVSLLGDIRVGHPGVRMGQPEINAGIASTTGPWIMNHMLGLSRTIELTLTGRLMDAEECHRLGLIHHLVPEDKVFEKALEIATELAAKPPVAMRLDKQRFREMTEGTFQDAIAAGMRIQRESYESGEPARMMAEFFAKRAARTGAASA from the coding sequence ATGAGCGAGACAGCAAAGCAAACGGAGCAGGAAGTTCTCTTCAAGCAGGTTGGCAAGGTGGCGGTGATTACCTTGAATCGTCCGCAGGCGCTCAACGCCTGGACCATTGCCATGCGCGAACTGATCATTGCGGCGCTGCAGCGCTACAACGCCGACGAGAGCGTGGCCGCCGTGATCATGACCGGGGCGGGGCGTGCGTTTTCCGCCGGGCAGGATCTGGCCGAGGCGAAGCACTTCGACGGCGACACGGCCATCGAATGGATCAAGGGTTGGGAGCACTACTACGACGTGATTCGCAGCCTGAAGAAGCCGCTCGTCATGGCGCTCAACGGCACGGCCGCTGGCTCGGCGTTCCAGGTTTCGCTGCTCGGCGACATACGCGTCGGGCATCCGGGCGTGCGCATGGGGCAGCCGGAGATCAATGCCGGCATCGCGAGCACGACCGGCCCGTGGATCATGAATCACATGCTGGGTCTGTCGCGCACGATCGAGCTCACGCTCACCGGCCGTCTGATGGACGCCGAGGAGTGTCATCGTCTCGGCCTCATCCATCACCTGGTGCCGGAAGACAAGGTGTTCGAAAAGGCGCTGGAGATTGCCACGGAGCTTGCCGCCAAGCCGCCGGTGGCGATGCGTCTGGACAAGCAGCGCTTCCGCGAGATGACCGAAGGCACGTTCCAGGACGCCATCGCGGCGGGCATGCGCATTCAGCGCGAGTCGTACGAGTCGGGCGAGCCGGCGCGCATGATGGCCGAGTTCTTTGCCAAGCGCGCGGCCAGGACCGGGGCGGCAAGCGCCTGA
- a CDS encoding ABC transporter permease subunit: MWLVQRLPQAGARIAWPKHLARWLPALPALLFLAVFFIVPVVEILQGGLYDGDGVLSVAQFARMTHSAVYVKVLASTFWIAFLTAALSVLLGYPVAYLLARLSARSRERWLLWIVLPFWTSYLVKTYAWMLLLSKTGLLTLVATHLGLLDGAGTLAPSLTGVLIGMVHAMLPLAVMTMLPIMRGINMQLVQAAQTLGADRATGFFTVFLPLSGPGAAAAGLLVFITSLGFFIVPALLGSPRESMVAQLVISSVLELFDLRFAGALSTVLLLCSIVVFFVYDRVVGLSSLAGEAPERRGGGQGGRLVPVLMTVGRLAGKLSFTRGGGGSAHGGFGLKAYTWVIVLALVLPIAFVVPLAFTKQSFVAFPPELFTMKWFVAFLESSVWQAALLRSLGVGFATAALALVLGFGASLALVRLPSRWRKPLFAVFIAPLIVPRIVVAVGLLYLFARWELAGTNAGLVIGHTVLAIPYVVVTLSASFKRFDWRLDDAAKMLGASAFTRVRTVLLPLLAASLGSAFLFAFIVSFDDLTIAIFVSGGINTTLPKQMWDDIQLAVTPTLAAVATSLVFLMAFVVWLSSIFKRKSY; encoded by the coding sequence ATGTGGCTTGTTCAACGCCTGCCTCAGGCGGGGGCCCGTATTGCCTGGCCGAAGCATCTGGCCCGGTGGTTGCCGGCCTTGCCCGCGTTGTTGTTCCTCGCGGTGTTCTTCATCGTGCCGGTCGTCGAGATCCTGCAAGGCGGGCTGTACGACGGCGATGGCGTGCTGTCGGTCGCCCAGTTCGCCCGGATGACGCATTCGGCCGTGTATGTGAAGGTGCTTGCGTCCACCTTTTGGATTGCATTCCTGACCGCCGCGCTCAGCGTCCTGCTGGGCTATCCCGTCGCGTATTTGCTGGCGCGTCTGTCGGCGCGTTCGCGCGAGCGTTGGCTGCTGTGGATCGTGCTACCGTTCTGGACGAGCTATCTCGTCAAGACCTATGCGTGGATGCTGCTGTTGTCCAAGACCGGTCTGCTCACCCTGGTGGCGACGCACCTCGGGCTGCTCGATGGCGCGGGAACACTCGCGCCGTCGCTGACCGGTGTGCTGATCGGCATGGTCCACGCCATGCTGCCGCTCGCCGTGATGACGATGCTGCCCATCATGCGCGGCATCAACATGCAGCTCGTGCAGGCGGCGCAGACACTCGGCGCCGATCGCGCCACCGGCTTCTTCACGGTGTTCCTGCCGCTGTCCGGGCCGGGTGCGGCGGCGGCCGGGCTGCTCGTCTTCATCACGAGCCTGGGCTTTTTCATCGTGCCGGCGCTGCTTGGCTCGCCGCGTGAATCGATGGTGGCGCAGCTCGTCATTTCCTCCGTGCTGGAACTGTTCGATCTGCGCTTTGCCGGGGCGCTCTCGACCGTCCTGCTGCTGTGTTCCATCGTCGTGTTCTTCGTGTACGACCGCGTGGTCGGCCTGTCGTCGCTCGCCGGCGAAGCGCCCGAGCGCCGCGGCGGCGGGCAGGGTGGCCGCCTGGTGCCGGTGCTGATGACGGTCGGACGTCTGGCGGGCAAGCTGTCGTTCACGCGTGGCGGAGGGGGAAGCGCACACGGCGGTTTTGGCTTGAAGGCCTACACCTGGGTGATCGTGCTGGCGCTGGTGCTGCCGATCGCCTTCGTGGTACCGCTGGCGTTCACCAAGCAATCGTTCGTGGCGTTCCCACCGGAACTGTTCACGATGAAGTGGTTCGTGGCGTTTCTCGAATCGAGCGTGTGGCAGGCCGCGTTGCTGCGCTCGCTCGGTGTGGGGTTCGCCACGGCCGCGCTTGCGCTCGTGCTCGGTTTCGGGGCGAGCCTTGCGCTTGTGCGCCTGCCGTCGCGCTGGCGCAAGCCGCTGTTCGCCGTCTTCATCGCACCGTTGATCGTGCCGCGCATCGTGGTGGCGGTCGGATTGCTGTATCTGTTCGCCCGGTGGGAGTTGGCCGGCACCAACGCGGGGCTCGTCATCGGTCATACCGTGCTGGCGATTCCTTACGTGGTGGTCACGCTGTCCGCGAGCTTCAAGCGTTTCGACTGGCGGCTCGACGACGCGGCCAAGATGCTCGGCGCGTCGGCCTTCACGCGGGTGCGCACCGTACTGCTGCCGTTGCTTGCGGCGAGCCTCGGGTCCGCCTTTCTGTTCGCGTTCATCGTGTCGTTCGACGACCTGACCATCGCGATCTTCGTGTCCGGCGGCATCAACACCACGCTGCCCAAGCAGATGTGGGACGACATCCAGCTTGCGGTCACCCCGACGCTTGCTGCCGTGGCGACCTCGCTTGTGTTCCTGATGGCCTTCGTCGTGTGGCTGTCTTCGATCTTCAAACGCAAGAGCTATTGA
- a CDS encoding AMP-binding protein yields MFDVPQTASHPYTKYFPQRAEGDRLDVVPLLMAGLRGASTHPVVVFEGDAIDRPQMAARVGAMQGWLAAQGLVPGDRVAVMLGNSAAQVALIYALMLSGLVWVPVNTRLKGDGIEYLLGHAKPKLLIAEPAFAEVLDAGVALAARQPGHHGPSVVRRMLSDVMAQADAFAGMAPRAAALTPASVLCIIYTSGTTGAPKGVLFTHRMMRIASEAALQVADARDGDRLFLWEPLCHIGGAQMLLLPFLADVEMHIVERFSASRFWAQCGAAQATHLHYLGGILDILMQLPRDAQPAQNSLRVAWGAGVSASAWRATSERLQCTLRECYGMTECSSFATLNDADVPGSIGHALPWLTLELLDDDGSSVADGEPGEIVLSSEVEGVFLPGYLDNPEATAKALRDGKLFTGDSARRGADGSLVFIGRRTDSMRVRGENVSAWEIERVFARHPAVAACAAIGVASDIGEQDIMLYVQFREGQVLEWTVLSQWAADKLASYQRPRYYRETVRFETTPSERIRKHLLSRDTAPAWDMTKAK; encoded by the coding sequence ATGTTTGATGTACCGCAAACCGCTTCACATCCTTATACAAAGTACTTCCCCCAGCGGGCCGAGGGCGACCGGCTCGATGTCGTGCCGCTGCTCATGGCGGGCTTGCGCGGCGCATCGACTCATCCCGTCGTCGTATTCGAGGGCGACGCGATCGATCGCCCGCAGATGGCTGCCCGTGTGGGCGCCATGCAAGGGTGGTTGGCCGCGCAGGGCCTGGTGCCCGGTGATCGCGTGGCGGTCATGCTTGGCAACAGCGCGGCGCAGGTCGCGCTGATCTATGCCTTGATGCTCTCGGGACTCGTGTGGGTGCCGGTCAACACGCGGCTCAAAGGGGATGGCATCGAGTATCTGCTCGGGCATGCCAAGCCGAAACTGCTGATTGCCGAACCGGCGTTCGCGGAGGTGCTCGACGCCGGCGTTGCGCTGGCGGCTCGGCAGCCGGGGCATCACGGGCCGAGCGTCGTGCGCCGGATGCTCTCCGACGTCATGGCGCAGGCCGACGCCTTCGCGGGCATGGCGCCACGAGCGGCCGCACTGACGCCGGCATCCGTGCTGTGCATCATCTACACGTCGGGAACGACCGGCGCGCCCAAGGGCGTATTGTTCACGCACCGGATGATGCGCATTGCGAGCGAGGCGGCGTTGCAAGTGGCCGATGCGCGCGACGGTGACCGCTTGTTCCTGTGGGAGCCGCTGTGCCACATCGGCGGGGCGCAAATGTTGCTGTTGCCGTTTCTGGCTGACGTCGAGATGCATATCGTGGAGCGCTTTTCCGCGAGTCGTTTCTGGGCGCAGTGCGGGGCGGCGCAGGCCACGCACCTGCATTATCTGGGTGGCATTCTGGACATTCTCATGCAGTTGCCGCGCGACGCGCAGCCGGCGCAAAACAGTCTTCGTGTGGCGTGGGGCGCCGGGGTGTCGGCGAGCGCGTGGCGAGCGACGAGCGAGCGTCTTCAATGCACGTTGCGGGAGTGTTACGGCATGACCGAATGCTCGAGTTTCGCCACACTCAACGACGCTGACGTGCCGGGTTCCATCGGCCATGCCTTACCGTGGCTGACGCTGGAGTTGCTTGACGACGACGGCAGTTCGGTGGCGGATGGGGAGCCGGGCGAGATCGTGCTGTCCAGCGAGGTGGAGGGTGTATTCCTGCCGGGGTATCTCGACAATCCCGAGGCCACGGCCAAGGCATTGCGCGATGGCAAGTTGTTTACCGGCGATAGTGCGCGGCGGGGTGCAGATGGCAGTCTGGTTTTCATCGGCCGGCGCACGGACAGTATGCGGGTGCGAGGCGAGAACGTGTCGGCGTGGGAAATCGAGCGTGTGTTTGCGCGTCATCCGGCTGTGGCGGCGTGTGCGGCCATTGGAGTGGCGAGCGATATAGGCGAGCAGGACATCATGCTTTACGTGCAGTTTCGCGAGGGTCAGGTGCTGGAGTGGACGGTGCTGTCGCAATGGGCGGCGGACAAGCTCGCCAGCTACCAGCGACCACGATACTATCGCGAGACGGTGCGTTTCGAGACCACGCCATCGGAGCGTATTCGAAAGCACTTGCTTTCACGCGACACGGCCCCGGCATGGGACATGACCAAAGCAAAATAA